One genomic segment of Hydrocarboniclastica marina includes these proteins:
- a CDS encoding c-type cytochrome: MTRKQARLFAIIATAVTATAFIGMTLHSHTRFDDLTHAENITPEVLRGKQVWHDYNCVNCHTLFGEGAYYAPDLTKITDHRGIPYLTAFMKDPSQFYSEERHRRVMPDMGLSDQEIDDVLVFLQWIADIDNQGWPPRPILVSGETIPGTNIGKPAIPVSASDGPVAKGEALFSSTPPGCFACHSVAKGVSMAGPSLAGIALTAESVLNSDDYTGEATTVGEYIRESIVNPSAYVVPGQMYSSGGQSFMPANYELDLTEQEVDQLVEYLLTLK, encoded by the coding sequence ATGACCCGCAAGCAGGCCCGGCTATTCGCCATAATCGCCACCGCTGTCACAGCTACAGCATTCATCGGCATGACCCTTCACAGCCATACGCGTTTTGACGATCTCACCCATGCCGAGAATATTACCCCCGAGGTGCTGAGGGGCAAGCAGGTATGGCACGATTACAACTGCGTCAATTGCCATACCCTTTTCGGTGAGGGTGCGTACTATGCGCCCGACCTGACCAAGATCACAGACCACCGCGGCATTCCCTACCTCACAGCGTTCATGAAGGACCCGTCGCAATTCTATTCCGAGGAAAGACACCGCCGGGTAATGCCCGACATGGGCCTGTCAGACCAGGAGATCGATGACGTTCTGGTGTTCCTGCAATGGATTGCCGATATCGACAATCAGGGTTGGCCGCCAAGGCCCATCCTGGTGTCGGGAGAAACCATCCCCGGGACCAACATCGGTAAGCCAGCCATACCCGTTTCTGCTTCCGACGGGCCGGTGGCCAAGGGCGAGGCATTATTCAGCTCCACGCCGCCTGGCTGTTTTGCCTGCCATTCGGTTGCCAAAGGCGTAAGCATGGCGGGGCCGAGCCTGGCAGGTATAGCGCTTACCGCGGAATCAGTGCTGAACAGTGACGATTACACTGGCGAGGCGACAACGGTCGGGGAATATATCCGGGAGTCGATCGTCAATCCCAGTGCGTACGTCGTCCCTGGCCAGATGTACTCATCGGGTGGCCAGTCATTCATGCCTGCCAATTACGAGCTGGACCTGACCGAACAAGAGGTCGACCAACTGGTCGAGTACCTGCTGACACTTAAATAA
- a CDS encoding cbb3-type cytochrome c oxidase subunit I — protein MRYRSQMVAYWYFAVAMVLFGLQLVFGLLAAVKYLGPDPLLNILPFDVVKTIHTNLLIVWVLCGFMGATYYVVPEESRGELHSVKLAYVSLIIWVVMGVTAVIGYLFRWTAGNKLLEQPLPHKIAIVVVMLLFLYNILMTIKKAGRWTTTEGVLLGGLGLAAVLYLPALLHYENYTVATFYRWWTIHLWVEGVWEMIQASLLAFLLVRLSGVDREVMDKWLYVIVGLVFFAGIIGTAHHYYWIGVPGYWLPIGGFFSALEPLALFAMATYAYTAMRRTGFAHPNSLAVHWAVGSAIYTLFGAGLLGLAHTFPSVNKWTHGTMITAMHGHAAFYGAYAMIVLAVVTYTLPYLTRNRPEDVRGIGYWAFWLQMAGMFGMTLSFATAGIGQVYLERIMGLGYLETQHKIQIHFLMLVATASLFVVGVMLFIWDFFRTPPRTVDDIPLNAGAATSPVDRRSQAQGSAR, from the coding sequence ATGCGCTATCGCTCACAAATGGTCGCTTACTGGTACTTTGCCGTTGCCATGGTTCTGTTCGGCCTGCAGCTGGTTTTTGGTCTGCTCGCCGCCGTAAAGTATCTGGGCCCGGACCCGCTTCTCAACATCCTGCCCTTCGATGTGGTCAAGACCATCCATACAAACCTGCTGATTGTCTGGGTTTTATGCGGTTTCATGGGGGCGACCTATTATGTGGTGCCTGAGGAGTCGAGGGGGGAACTGCACAGCGTCAAGCTTGCCTATGTCAGCCTGATCATCTGGGTTGTGATGGGCGTGACTGCGGTCATCGGCTATCTGTTCCGCTGGACCGCCGGCAACAAACTTCTGGAACAGCCCCTGCCCCATAAAATTGCGATTGTGGTTGTTATGCTGTTGTTCCTCTACAACATCCTGATGACCATAAAAAAAGCCGGGCGCTGGACAACCACCGAAGGGGTCCTCCTGGGCGGGCTTGGCCTTGCGGCGGTGCTCTATTTACCGGCGCTCCTGCACTACGAGAACTATACCGTCGCCACTTTTTACCGCTGGTGGACTATTCACCTCTGGGTCGAAGGGGTCTGGGAAATGATCCAGGCGAGTTTGCTGGCTTTTCTCCTGGTTCGTCTGTCCGGGGTCGATCGGGAAGTCATGGATAAGTGGCTTTACGTGATCGTCGGGCTGGTCTTTTTCGCAGGCATCATTGGTACGGCGCACCATTACTACTGGATTGGCGTGCCCGGCTACTGGCTTCCCATAGGCGGCTTCTTCAGTGCGCTCGAGCCACTTGCGCTATTTGCCATGGCAACGTATGCCTACACGGCCATGCGTCGGACAGGCTTCGCGCATCCTAACTCACTCGCTGTCCACTGGGCGGTTGGCAGTGCCATTTACACCTTGTTTGGCGCAGGCCTGTTGGGCCTTGCACACACGTTTCCCTCTGTCAACAAGTGGACGCACGGCACCATGATCACCGCCATGCACGGCCATGCCGCGTTCTACGGGGCCTATGCGATGATTGTGCTGGCTGTCGTCACCTACACCTTGCCCTATCTCACCCGCAACCGCCCTGAGGATGTTCGGGGAATCGGTTACTGGGCTTTCTGGCTGCAGATGGCCGGGATGTTCGGCATGACGCTTTCATTCGCGACGGCCGGCATCGGTCAGGTTTACCTGGAGCGGATCATGGGGCTGGGGTATCTGGAAACACAGCACAAGATACAGATCCACTTTCTCATGCTTGTCGCGACGGCGTCGCTTTTCGTGGTTGGCGTTATGCTCTTCATTTGGGACTTTTTCCGCACACCGCCTCGCACGGTTGACGATATTCCCCTCAATGCAGGCGCCGCCACAAGCCCTGTTGATCGACGCAGTCAGGCCCAGGGATCGGCCCGATGA
- a CDS encoding CbbQ/NirQ/NorQ/GpvN family protein, protein MSSFGVRETEKPAVASVAPSSEFEGGARQPPRDAPFYLRSGNEAEIFEQCHKRNLAVALKGPTGCGKTRFVEHMAWHLGRPLITVSCHDDLSATDLLGRYLIRGNETVWQDGPLARAVRMGAICYLDEVMEARQDTIVVIHSLTDHRRILPIDKTGELVPAAPGFQLVISFNPGYQHAFKDLKPSTRQRFVALDFSFPPPEQEAEIVMHESGVDRATGMDLVNLGSRMRDLTDQGLAEVPSTRLLVATGRLIQGGIAPRQACYVGLISPLTDDPAIAAAMRDLVNVVLVD, encoded by the coding sequence ATGAGCTCATTCGGGGTCAGAGAGACTGAAAAGCCTGCCGTGGCGTCCGTTGCCCCATCGTCCGAGTTTGAGGGCGGTGCGCGACAGCCGCCGCGCGATGCGCCCTTCTATTTGAGGTCTGGAAACGAGGCGGAAATTTTCGAGCAGTGCCATAAGAGAAATCTCGCAGTCGCGCTGAAAGGCCCGACCGGTTGCGGGAAAACCCGCTTTGTTGAGCATATGGCATGGCATCTCGGTCGGCCTCTGATCACCGTTTCCTGCCACGACGATCTCTCTGCAACCGACCTGCTCGGGCGGTATCTGATCCGCGGCAACGAAACTGTATGGCAGGACGGCCCGCTGGCCCGCGCTGTCAGAATGGGTGCGATCTGCTATCTGGACGAAGTGATGGAGGCCCGCCAGGATACCATCGTCGTGATTCACTCCCTGACCGACCACAGGCGCATTTTGCCCATCGACAAGACCGGAGAGCTTGTCCCGGCAGCGCCGGGTTTTCAGTTGGTCATATCCTTCAATCCAGGTTACCAGCATGCCTTCAAGGACCTGAAACCCAGCACAAGGCAGCGTTTTGTCGCCCTTGATTTCAGCTTTCCTCCCCCGGAACAGGAAGCAGAGATAGTCATGCACGAAAGCGGCGTGGACCGCGCAACAGGCATGGATCTGGTCAATCTTGGCAGCAGGATGCGCGATCTGACAGACCAGGGTCTGGCAGAGGTCCCCAGCACCCGCCTTCTCGTAGCAACCGGTCGCCTGATACAGGGGGGCATAGCGCCACGTCAGGCCTGCTATGTGGGTCTTATTTCGCCTTTGACCGATGACCCTGCGATTGCTGCGGCCATGCGGGATCTTGTTAATGTCGTGTTGGTGGATTAG
- a CDS encoding nitric oxide reductase activation protein NorD, with protein sequence MAEAEDVITDAAEHATAYIVDYWQRKTHTPVPFHHTLKAHRKRLEFLLQSLFNQKYPVRMAQAPAAPTYLTRLFTRRPKRLFQTHALPGQDGTRIFLPAEVTPIGSPPLSADALYRIYAIQQVQRARRREAAQHYSTRSVRQIEKNTWAYLFFLLSEAANADRDLVRLYPGLGADLIAMRDATLAGRPELKLLQHAERDAEKLYGAVLRSPPNALPEPIRPCSNAGESLDWALEQAGKNQPGKERFWGILPDAWIGVWLTPEAVIQTDSQQPWTSDPGTQRPDERKMARRPRVREREDDEEDPNAGIWMVQPAIPMEHVEDPMGMQRPADREQEADAGGMSESLSELQETTVVTTPEPAKEIMTSDETPARESVSGGRSDLANGISYPEWDYQADNYRAHGTIVRLLNPALGDPDWITAVNARNRRQLADVRRRFEAMRTRRQAQRRQIDGDDIDIEEYVSAFADQRAGLPVSERLFQCDRNLRRDCAVLLLIDISGSTDAWVSGGHRIIDVAKESLVLVTSALEALGDPYAIQAFSGEGPGQVCVTEIKSFNTQATPTLYRRIASLEPDRFTRVGSALRHATATLMGSNAQNRLLIVLSDGKPNDVDQYESRYGVEDTRKAVAEASMQGIHPFCITVDREAPEYMPYMFGPRRYAMLPQVDKLPMVLLDLLGRFIRG encoded by the coding sequence ATGGCTGAAGCTGAAGACGTCATCACCGATGCAGCTGAGCACGCCACGGCTTACATCGTTGACTACTGGCAGCGCAAAACGCACACGCCGGTTCCGTTTCACCATACCCTCAAAGCGCACAGGAAACGGCTGGAGTTCCTGCTGCAGTCACTATTCAACCAGAAGTACCCGGTCCGCATGGCTCAGGCCCCAGCCGCACCCACGTACTTGACGAGACTTTTCACGCGTCGGCCGAAACGCCTGTTTCAGACTCATGCCCTGCCGGGGCAGGACGGCACCCGAATCTTTCTGCCGGCTGAAGTCACCCCGATTGGGAGTCCGCCTCTTTCAGCGGATGCGCTGTATCGCATTTATGCCATTCAACAGGTTCAACGGGCACGGCGGCGGGAGGCGGCGCAGCATTACTCGACCCGTTCGGTGCGTCAGATCGAGAAGAATACCTGGGCCTACTTGTTCTTCCTCCTAAGCGAAGCGGCTAATGCGGATCGTGATCTGGTGCGGCTATATCCGGGGTTAGGTGCTGACTTGATCGCGATGCGTGATGCCACGCTGGCTGGCCGACCCGAACTCAAGCTGCTACAGCATGCAGAGCGAGACGCCGAGAAGCTCTATGGAGCGGTGCTCCGGAGTCCACCTAACGCGTTGCCAGAGCCAATCAGGCCATGCAGTAACGCGGGCGAGTCTCTGGACTGGGCACTAGAGCAGGCCGGAAAGAACCAACCGGGAAAAGAACGTTTTTGGGGTATTCTCCCTGATGCTTGGATCGGTGTCTGGCTGACACCAGAGGCGGTGATACAGACTGATTCACAGCAGCCCTGGACCAGCGATCCCGGCACACAGCGGCCGGATGAGCGGAAAATGGCCCGCCGTCCCCGGGTGCGCGAGCGCGAAGACGATGAAGAGGACCCCAATGCCGGTATCTGGATGGTACAGCCCGCCATTCCCATGGAGCACGTTGAAGACCCTATGGGCATGCAGCGTCCCGCAGACCGAGAACAGGAAGCCGACGCTGGCGGCATGTCGGAGTCGCTTTCGGAGCTGCAGGAAACGACAGTAGTGACTACGCCGGAGCCAGCCAAAGAAATCATGACCAGTGATGAAACGCCTGCGCGGGAATCGGTTTCTGGCGGTCGGTCTGACCTGGCAAACGGCATCAGCTATCCGGAATGGGACTACCAGGCCGACAACTACCGGGCACACGGCACAATCGTCCGCCTGCTCAATCCCGCTTTAGGCGATCCCGATTGGATCACTGCAGTAAACGCCAGAAATCGCCGCCAGCTTGCTGATGTGCGCCGTCGCTTCGAAGCGATGCGGACCCGGCGTCAGGCCCAGCGGCGGCAGATCGACGGGGACGACATCGATATTGAGGAGTATGTCTCCGCCTTCGCCGACCAACGGGCGGGGCTGCCTGTGTCGGAGCGGCTGTTCCAATGCGATCGGAACCTTCGGCGGGACTGTGCGGTACTGTTACTGATCGACATCAGCGGATCTACCGACGCCTGGGTTTCGGGCGGCCACCGCATTATCGACGTAGCGAAGGAAAGTCTGGTGCTGGTAACCAGCGCCCTTGAGGCACTGGGGGACCCCTATGCGATCCAGGCTTTCTCAGGTGAAGGGCCAGGCCAGGTCTGCGTAACCGAGATCAAAAGTTTCAATACACAGGCCACCCCGACGCTTTACCGTCGCATAGCGTCGCTGGAGCCTGACCGCTTTACACGTGTCGGGTCAGCTCTACGCCATGCTACTGCCACACTTATGGGGTCAAACGCACAAAACCGGCTTCTGATCGTGCTGTCCGATGGCAAGCCGAACGATGTTGATCAGTACGAGAGCCGCTATGGTGTCGAAGACACTCGAAAAGCCGTGGCTGAAGCCTCCATGCAAGGTATCCATCCCTTTTGCATTACAGTGGACAGGGAGGCTCCCGAGTACATGCCCTACATGTTCGGGCCGCGCCGCTACGCCATGCTTCCACAGGTAGATAAACTCCCCATGGTGCTGCTCGATCTGCTAGGCCGATTTATCCGAGGCTAG